One window of the Pseudomonas sp. S04 genome contains the following:
- a CDS encoding LysE family translocator, whose amino-acid sequence MTLSLDVLLGFALFALVTSITPGPNNTMLLASGVNFGFNRTIPHMLGITCGFFVLVLAVGFGLGAVFQTYPLLYNVLRFVGAAYLLYLAWKIAHAGPVSDSEEGRGQPISYLGAAAFQWVNPKAWIMAIGAISTYTPLQGYFTNVIVIAAVFALINLPSVGVWVVCGSLLRNVLRDRRWLRLFNWGMALLLVASLYPMLQQSFG is encoded by the coding sequence ATGACCCTCTCCCTGGATGTATTGCTCGGCTTTGCTCTGTTTGCCCTGGTGACTTCGATCACGCCCGGGCCGAACAACACCATGTTGCTGGCCTCCGGGGTCAATTTCGGCTTTAACCGTACCATCCCGCACATGCTGGGGATTACCTGCGGCTTTTTTGTCCTGGTGCTGGCCGTGGGGTTTGGCCTGGGAGCGGTATTTCAAACCTATCCGTTGCTTTATAACGTGCTGCGTTTTGTCGGCGCGGCCTACTTGCTGTACCTGGCGTGGAAGATTGCCCACGCAGGGCCGGTCTCGGACAGCGAAGAGGGGCGCGGCCAGCCCATCAGCTACCTGGGCGCGGCGGCCTTCCAGTGGGTCAATCCCAAGGCCTGGATCATGGCAATTGGTGCCATCAGTACCTATACACCGCTGCAGGGCTACTTCACCAATGTGATTGTGATCGCGGCCGTGTTTGCCCTGATCAACCTGCCCAGCGTCGGTGTCTGGGTGGTCTGTGGCTCGCTGTTGCGCAATGTCCTGCGGGACCGGCGCTGGCTGCGCCTATTCAACTGGGGCATGGCATTGCTGCTGGTGGCCTCGCTGTACCCCATGTTGCAGCAGAGCTTTGGCTGA
- a CDS encoding antibiotic biosynthesis monooxygenase, giving the protein MQSIENNRSFTQLIEFEIEPHQQHGLVSALSAQTERLAQHHSGFLSASVQASDDGRRVLNYLQWQTREAGEAAFRSFESGEQDFWQLIRTHQAKGVTFGSFQVLRSIERSPDNALQCSLVG; this is encoded by the coding sequence ATGCAATCGATAGAGAACAATCGCAGTTTTACCCAACTGATCGAATTCGAGATCGAGCCCCACCAACAACATGGCCTGGTGTCGGCGTTATCCGCCCAGACCGAGCGACTGGCCCAGCACCACAGCGGCTTTCTCAGCGCCAGTGTGCAGGCCAGCGATGACGGACGGCGAGTGCTCAATTACCTGCAGTGGCAAACCCGTGAGGCAGGCGAGGCGGCGTTTCGCAGTTTCGAAAGCGGTGAGCAGGATTTCTGGCAGTTGATCCGCACCCATCAGGCCAAGGGTGTGACCTTCGGCTCGTTCCAGGTTCTGCGCAGCATTGAGCGCAGCCCGGACAATGCCTTGCAATGCAGCCTGGTGGGCTAG
- the soxR gene encoding redox-sensitive transcriptional activator SoxR, with protein sequence MISKEHLHKELSVGQLAQRSGVAVTALHFYESKGLIHSNRNPGNQRRYPREVLRRVALIKVAQRLGIPLAEIGAALKSLPDHRAPTAADWKLLSEKWSNDLDERIRQLSLLRDKLNGCIGCGCLSMEACPLRNYGDVLGEQGAGAQLLVPGH encoded by the coding sequence ATGATCAGCAAGGAACACCTGCACAAAGAGTTGAGTGTCGGGCAACTGGCGCAGCGCAGTGGCGTGGCGGTTACCGCCCTGCACTTCTATGAGTCCAAGGGGCTGATCCACAGCAACCGCAACCCGGGCAACCAGCGTCGTTATCCACGGGAAGTGCTGCGTCGGGTGGCATTGATCAAGGTGGCCCAACGCCTGGGCATTCCCCTGGCGGAAATCGGCGCGGCCCTCAAGTCCCTGCCTGACCATCGCGCGCCGACGGCGGCAGACTGGAAACTGCTGTCGGAAAAGTGGAGCAATGACCTTGATGAACGGATCCGTCAACTGAGCCTGCTGCGCGACAAACTCAATGGCTGTATCGGTTGCGGTTGCTTGTCGATGGAGGCCTGCCCGCTGCGCAACTACGGGGATGTGCTGGGTGAGCAAGGCGCCGGCGCGCAGTTGCTGGTACCGGGTCATTGA
- a CDS encoding VOC family protein, which yields MSVKPIPEGYHSITPYLGIHKAAEAIEFYKKAFGATEVMRLSMPDGSIGHAELRIGDCPIMLGTPCDQGPLSNPDTSPSVGLHLYVQDVDQSYAQAINAGGIVVSEVKDQFYGDRSGTLKDPYGHLWFLATRKEDLTQEQIEQRAKDMFNQQ from the coding sequence ATGAGCGTTAAACCCATCCCGGAGGGTTATCACAGCATCACGCCTTACCTGGGAATCCACAAAGCTGCCGAGGCCATCGAGTTCTACAAAAAAGCCTTTGGCGCCACTGAGGTCATGCGCCTGTCGATGCCCGACGGCAGCATCGGCCATGCCGAACTGCGTATCGGCGACTGCCCGATCATGCTTGGCACGCCGTGCGACCAAGGCCCCTTGAGCAATCCCGACACCTCGCCCTCAGTCGGCCTGCATCTGTATGTCCAGGATGTGGATCAAAGCTACGCCCAGGCAATCAACGCCGGTGGCATCGTGGTGTCCGAGGTCAAGGACCAGTTCTACGGCGACCGTTCGGGCACCCTGAAAGACCCCTACGGCCATTTATGGTTTCTGGCCACCCGCAAGGAAGACCTGACTCAGGAGCAGATCGAACAGCGCGCCAAGGACATGTTCAATCAGCAATAA
- a CDS encoding PepSY-associated TM helix domain-containing protein yields the protein MSKKSRSKLWFLVHSWLALPIWFFVLIVCVTGTLAVVSQEIVWLANPDIRAGQPSDDAELLSYDQVIAAIKQAEPLTIVESISRPDESHFALSAQVSYPDGRSVEVYVNPYSGVIQGISPDFNFQAFTRALHGWWLVPFTNGFSWGWYLVSFLGIPLLVSLITGLVVYKKFWKGFFKPTLRFNHGARIFWGDFHRLSGIWSIWFIAVISITGIWFLIQALLFDNQISISSEPVVPVVARESVPLSADGSPPKMLDLDNAILIAQEKIPGLEVSFVSLPSNAYSHLNIGGRGWYPLMFQTATINPYNGDIDASRLLSDRTGLEFVTESMRPLHTGDFGGLWIKLIWFFFGLVLSMMVLSGLLIWTKRTALATAHALKRSNKTPRPAKVEQPVAAMNDNSPEGNL from the coding sequence ATGTCGAAGAAGTCCCGTTCCAAACTGTGGTTTCTGGTGCACAGCTGGCTGGCATTGCCCATCTGGTTCTTTGTACTGATCGTCTGCGTCACCGGCACCCTGGCGGTAGTCAGCCAGGAGATCGTCTGGCTGGCCAATCCGGACATCCGTGCCGGCCAACCATCCGACGACGCCGAACTGTTGAGCTATGACCAGGTCATTGCCGCAATCAAGCAGGCCGAACCACTCACTATCGTCGAATCCATCAGCCGCCCGGATGAATCGCACTTCGCCCTGTCAGCCCAGGTGAGCTACCCGGACGGACGCTCGGTCGAGGTCTATGTGAACCCCTACAGTGGCGTGATTCAAGGGATCAGCCCGGACTTCAACTTCCAGGCCTTTACCCGTGCACTGCATGGCTGGTGGCTGGTGCCCTTTACCAACGGTTTCAGCTGGGGCTGGTACCTGGTGTCGTTCCTCGGCATTCCACTGCTGGTGTCTTTGATCACTGGCCTGGTGGTGTACAAGAAGTTCTGGAAGGGCTTCTTCAAGCCCACCCTGCGGTTCAACCACGGAGCGCGGATCTTCTGGGGCGACTTCCATCGCCTGAGCGGCATCTGGTCGATCTGGTTCATCGCGGTGATTTCCATCACCGGCATCTGGTTCCTGATCCAGGCCCTGTTGTTCGACAACCAAATTTCCATCTCCAGCGAGCCGGTGGTCCCGGTGGTCGCCCGCGAAAGCGTGCCCCTGTCGGCTGATGGCTCCCCGCCGAAAATGCTCGACCTGGACAACGCTATCCTGATCGCCCAGGAGAAAATCCCCGGTTTGGAAGTGAGCTTCGTCAGCCTGCCGAGCAACGCCTACAGCCACCTCAACATCGGTGGCCGTGGCTGGTATCCGCTGATGTTCCAGACCGCCACGATCAACCCCTACAACGGCGACATCGATGCCTCGCGGCTGCTCTCGGACCGCACCGGCCTGGAGTTCGTCACCGAATCCATGCGCCCGTTGCACACCGGCGACTTCGGCGGCCTGTGGATAAAACTGATCTGGTTCTTCTTCGGCCTGGTCCTCAGCATGATGGTGCTCAGCGGCTTGCTGATCTGGACCAAACGCACCGCCCTGGCCACCGCCCACGCGCTGAAGCGCAGCAACAAGACGCCCCGCCCGGCCAAGGTCGAACAACCGGTGGCAGCCATGAACGACAACTCACCGGAGGGTAACCTGTGA
- a CDS encoding thiamine pyrophosphate-binding protein has protein sequence MSKAITAVTPSRLSVFWRKWRFHINILLLLIPLGFMPKYFADVALFRGDSGLGEREVGEIQVGPWSLRLAELRNQEPQLSGPAGYMKSFNAALCQSCIGQVKATYLRIGKPRSLRAAGVIFFGAPYRMGATLPIPEKSKTDAEIWITMEGWDGSMHQAAVPLAQASPATIAWLNKQGGKP, from the coding sequence GTGAGCAAGGCCATCACCGCAGTCACTCCTTCGCGCCTGAGCGTGTTCTGGCGTAAATGGCGCTTTCACATCAACATCCTGCTGCTCCTGATTCCACTGGGGTTCATGCCCAAGTACTTCGCCGACGTCGCGCTGTTTCGCGGCGACAGCGGCCTGGGTGAGCGGGAAGTCGGTGAAATCCAGGTCGGCCCCTGGAGCCTGCGCCTGGCCGAACTGCGCAATCAGGAACCGCAACTGTCAGGCCCGGCCGGCTACATGAAGAGCTTTAACGCAGCGCTGTGCCAATCCTGCATCGGCCAGGTCAAGGCGACTTACCTGCGCATTGGCAAACCCCGCAGCCTGCGCGCCGCCGGGGTGATTTTCTTCGGCGCCCCCTATCGCATGGGCGCGACCTTGCCGATCCCCGAGAAGAGCAAAACCGACGCCGAAATCTGGATCACCATGGAAGGCTGGGACGGCAGCATGCATCAGGCGGCCGTGCCGCTTGCCCAAGCATCCCCGGCCACTATCGCCTGGCTGAACAAACAAGGAGGCAAACCATGA
- a CDS encoding DUF6162 family protein, translating to MSTPTTQLVRPAGAGHETLYVLLLCLAILAVAGSVVLWRGEPEVVSSVQTHQLDARRDLGASEQGIYADLRVTLDEIHLLREEQQALPTPQVLADEGFAPFAQDASSVSRGAHAWQLLDSGAYFGQSQVPSVAGSFLMRLSAHGNTEPDIWLNRSASLQAPADLADAALISAGWQQVIAQFDAGVTRQHRH from the coding sequence ATGAGTACGCCCACCACACAGCTCGTCCGCCCGGCCGGTGCCGGCCATGAAACCCTCTACGTACTGTTGCTGTGCCTGGCGATTCTCGCAGTTGCCGGTTCCGTGGTGCTCTGGCGTGGCGAGCCAGAGGTGGTCAGCAGCGTGCAAACCCATCAACTGGATGCGCGGCGCGATCTCGGCGCCTCGGAGCAAGGCATTTATGCCGACCTGCGGGTGACCCTCGATGAAATCCACCTGCTGCGTGAAGAGCAGCAAGCCCTGCCGACCCCGCAAGTCCTGGCCGACGAGGGTTTTGCGCCTTTCGCCCAAGACGCCAGCTCCGTCAGCCGTGGCGCTCACGCCTGGCAGTTGTTGGACAGTGGCGCGTACTTCGGGCAGAGCCAGGTACCGAGTGTCGCCGGTTCCTTCCTGATGCGCCTGAGTGCGCACGGCAACACCGAACCGGATATCTGGCTCAACCGCAGCGCCAGCCTCCAGGCCCCTGCCGATCTGGCCGACGCCGCGCTGATCAGCGCAGGCTGGCAGCAGGTCATCGCCCAATTCGACGCCGGCGTCACTCGCCAGCATCGTCACTGA
- a CDS encoding metal ABC transporter substrate-binding protein has product MPSSSAHHRFLYRARLLLAGLLALVVMPLASAEEAKRLRIGITLHPYYSYVANIVGDKAEVVPLIPAGFNPHAYEPRAEDIKRIAGLDVIVLNGVGHDDFADRMIAASETPNVKVIEANENVPLLAATGIAARGAGKVVNPHTFLSISASIAQVNNIARELGKLDPANAKTYTQNARAYGKRLRQMRADALAKLTKAPNADLRVATVHAAYDYLLREFGLEVTAVVEPAHGIEPSPSQLKKTIDQLRELDVKVIFSEMDFPSAYVDTIQRESGVKLYPLSHISYGEYSAEKYEKEMTGNLDTVVRAIQEAGA; this is encoded by the coding sequence ATGCCTAGTTCATCTGCGCACCATCGTTTTCTGTACCGTGCACGCCTGCTGCTGGCAGGCCTGCTGGCCCTGGTGGTCATGCCCCTGGCCAGCGCCGAAGAGGCCAAGCGCCTGCGCATCGGCATCACCTTGCATCCGTACTACAGCTACGTGGCCAATATCGTCGGCGACAAGGCCGAAGTAGTGCCGTTGATTCCGGCCGGTTTCAATCCCCATGCCTATGAGCCTCGTGCCGAAGACATCAAGCGCATCGCCGGCCTGGACGTAATCGTGCTCAACGGAGTCGGCCACGACGACTTCGCCGACCGCATGATCGCCGCCAGCGAAACCCCCAACGTCAAGGTGATCGAGGCCAACGAAAACGTGCCGCTGCTGGCGGCCACCGGGATTGCCGCGCGGGGCGCAGGCAAGGTGGTGAACCCGCACACTTTCCTGTCCATCAGCGCCTCCATTGCCCAGGTCAACAACATTGCCCGGGAACTGGGCAAGCTTGACCCCGCCAACGCCAAGACCTACACCCAGAACGCCCGCGCCTACGGCAAACGCCTGCGGCAGATGCGGGCCGACGCCCTGGCCAAGCTGACCAAGGCGCCCAATGCCGACCTGCGGGTGGCCACGGTCCACGCGGCCTACGACTACCTGCTGCGCGAATTCGGCCTGGAAGTGACCGCCGTGGTCGAGCCGGCCCACGGGATTGAGCCGAGCCCGAGCCAACTGAAAAAAACCATCGACCAACTGCGCGAACTGGACGTCAAGGTGATCTTCTCGGAGATGGATTTCCCCTCCGCCTATGTCGACACCATCCAGCGTGAGTCGGGGGTAAAACTCTACCCGCTGTCGCACATTTCCTACGGTGAATACAGCGCCGAGAAATATGAAAAGGAAATGACCGGCAACCTCGACACCGTGGTCCGGGCGATCCAGGAGGCCGGGGCATGA
- a CDS encoding metal ABC transporter ATP-binding protein translates to MTIQQTLTTPLAGPAIEFADVSLTLGRTTILDQVSFQVQPGNVHALVGPNGGGKSSLIKTLLGQMPHQGRLSLQWPGEPGTIGYVPQALEFDRGLPMTVDDFMAAMCQRRPAFLGISRHYSVAIGEALERVGMQDKRKRRMGALSGGERQRVLLAQGLIPAPQLLVLDEPMSALDEAGIQVFERLLGDWRQSGISVLWIEHDLEAVGRLADRVTGLNRRVLFDATPKQALTPERLLSLFSTHPRTSGSAA, encoded by the coding sequence ATGACCATCCAGCAAACCCTCACCACGCCACTGGCCGGACCCGCCATCGAGTTCGCCGACGTCAGCCTGACCCTTGGCCGCACGACCATCCTCGACCAGGTCAGCTTCCAGGTCCAACCCGGCAACGTGCACGCCCTGGTTGGCCCCAACGGCGGTGGCAAGAGTTCTCTGATCAAGACCCTGCTTGGGCAAATGCCCCACCAGGGCCGCTTGAGCCTGCAATGGCCGGGTGAGCCCGGGACCATCGGTTATGTGCCACAGGCCCTGGAGTTCGACCGCGGGTTGCCGATGACTGTCGACGATTTCATGGCCGCGATGTGTCAGCGGCGTCCGGCGTTTCTGGGTATCAGCCGGCATTACAGCGTGGCCATCGGCGAAGCCCTGGAACGGGTTGGCATGCAGGACAAGCGCAAGCGCCGCATGGGCGCGCTGTCCGGCGGTGAGCGCCAGCGCGTTCTGCTGGCGCAGGGCTTGATCCCGGCGCCCCAGTTGTTGGTGCTCGATGAGCCGATGTCGGCCCTCGATGAAGCCGGTATCCAGGTGTTCGAACGTTTGCTGGGAGACTGGCGTCAATCCGGGATCAGCGTGCTGTGGATCGAGCACGACCTGGAAGCCGTCGGCCGCCTGGCCGACCGCGTCACCGGCCTCAATCGCCGGGTGCTGTTCGATGCCACACCCAAACAGGCCCTGACCCCGGAGCGTTTGCTGAGCCTGTTTTCCACCCACCCACGGACGAGCGGGAGCGCTGCGTGA
- a CDS encoding metal ABC transporter permease translates to MSYEAFRLMIQGWASSGYLPEALAYGFVVNALLAGLLIGPVLGGLGTLVVVKRFAFFSEAVGHAALTGVAIGILLGEPYTGPYGSLFGYCLLFGILLNYLRNRTGLAPDTLIGVFLSVSLAMGASLLLILAGKINVHILENVLFGSVLTVNGNDLLVLAIVGTLVMGLSLPLYNRIMLASFNPQLAAVRGVAVKTLDYLFVILVTLITVAAVKVIGAILVGALLVIPAAAARLLSQSLKGFFWCSVLIATISTLCGILAPIVFDLPIPSGAAIILVAGIAFALAAIARGVVPSLKGNIG, encoded by the coding sequence ATGAGTTACGAAGCCTTTCGTTTGATGATCCAGGGCTGGGCATCTTCCGGCTATCTGCCCGAAGCGCTGGCCTACGGGTTTGTGGTCAACGCCCTGCTCGCGGGCCTGTTGATCGGCCCGGTACTGGGCGGCCTGGGCACCCTGGTGGTGGTCAAGCGCTTTGCGTTTTTCTCCGAAGCCGTCGGCCATGCGGCGCTGACCGGCGTGGCCATCGGCATCCTGCTCGGCGAACCCTACACTGGCCCCTATGGCAGCCTGTTCGGCTACTGCCTGTTGTTCGGCATACTGCTCAACTACCTGCGCAACCGCACCGGCCTGGCGCCGGACACCCTGATCGGGGTGTTTCTCTCAGTGTCGCTGGCCATGGGCGCGAGCCTGCTGCTGATTCTCGCCGGCAAGATCAACGTGCACATTCTGGAGAACGTGCTGTTCGGTTCGGTGCTGACGGTCAACGGTAACGACCTGCTGGTGCTGGCCATCGTCGGCACGCTGGTGATGGGCCTGAGCCTGCCGCTGTACAACCGCATCATGCTGGCCAGCTTCAACCCACAACTGGCGGCCGTACGCGGGGTGGCGGTGAAGACCCTCGACTACCTGTTCGTGATCCTGGTGACGCTGATCACCGTGGCGGCAGTAAAAGTCATCGGCGCGATTCTGGTGGGCGCCCTACTGGTTATTCCAGCCGCTGCGGCGCGCCTGTTGAGCCAATCGCTCAAGGGCTTTTTCTGGTGCTCGGTGCTCATCGCCACCATCAGCACCCTGTGCGGGATTCTCGCGCCGATTGTCTTCGACCTGCCGATTCCATCCGGTGCGGCAATCATTCTGGTGGCCGGTATCGCCTTCGCCCTCGCCGCCATTGCGCGCGGTGTAGTGCCCAGCCTCAAAGGGAATATTGGATAA
- a CDS encoding metal ABC transporter solute-binding protein, Zn/Mn family, translating to MAFSMRQLTLAIALCGLATSNTFATDRFEPMRLVANNGVGNTVLHAATSAHKVRVLASLPITYGLANSLVEGSEIILERAAAANLPGSRQAAYFTGRGAPALHKLSMDADAVIGLRSIWADDPLYPNARRSNIRIIEIDAARPVDGALPGVALQPGTSDGLNSQPWMATNNMGRMADVIAADLVRLVPEAKPQIEANLAALKQRLLKLSADSEAKLAEADNLSVFSLSDHFAYLISGLNLEPVGVDARADNEWTADALQQLSTTLKDNDVALVLHHRQPSAALQAAITAAGSQLLVLNTEGVDPVAELSGNIEQVLNALLQKS from the coding sequence ATGGCTTTCTCCATGCGTCAGCTGACTTTGGCCATCGCCCTGTGCGGCCTGGCCACCAGCAACACCTTCGCCACCGACCGCTTCGAACCGATGCGCCTGGTGGCCAATAACGGCGTCGGCAACACCGTGCTGCATGCGGCCACCTCGGCCCACAAAGTGCGGGTGCTGGCCTCGCTACCCATCACCTATGGACTGGCCAACAGCCTGGTCGAAGGCAGCGAGATCATCCTGGAACGGGCGGCTGCGGCCAACCTCCCCGGCTCGCGCCAGGCCGCCTACTTCACGGGTCGCGGCGCACCCGCGCTGCACAAATTGTCCATGGACGCCGATGCTGTGATCGGCCTGCGCTCGATCTGGGCGGATGACCCGCTGTACCCCAACGCCCGACGCAGCAATATCCGTATCATTGAAATCGACGCGGCGCGCCCGGTCGATGGCGCGCTGCCTGGCGTGGCGCTCCAGCCGGGCACCAGCGACGGGCTGAACAGCCAGCCGTGGATGGCCACCAACAACATGGGGCGCATGGCTGACGTAATCGCCGCCGACCTGGTGCGCCTGGTGCCAGAAGCCAAACCGCAGATCGAGGCCAACCTGGCTGCGCTCAAGCAGCGCCTGCTCAAGCTCAGCGCCGACAGCGAAGCGAAACTGGCCGAGGCAGACAACCTCAGCGTGTTCAGCCTCAGCGATCACTTCGCTTACCTGATCAGTGGCCTCAATCTGGAGCCGGTAGGTGTCGATGCCCGCGCCGATAACGAGTGGACGGCCGACGCCCTGCAACAACTGAGTACCACTCTCAAGGACAACGACGTGGCACTGGTGCTGCATCATCGCCAGCCGTCGGCCGCCCTGCAGGCCGCCATCACTGCCGCTGGCAGCCAACTGCTGGTCCTGAACACCGAGGGGGTGGACCCGGTGGCCGAACTGTCCGGCAACATCGAACAAGTACTCAACGCCCTGCTGCAGAAGTCCTGA
- a CDS encoding class I SAM-dependent methyltransferase, with protein MSDYISLNKANWDERAPLHAASRDYATQAFVEATDHLSQVVRFDLPLLGNIRGLRGVHLQCHIGTDTLSLARLGAQMSGLDFSPAALVQARSLALRCNTRIDYVEADVYNACSVLPAASFDLVYTGIGALCWLPSIDAWARTVSGLLKPGGRLFIREGHPVLWSLNESRADLLSIEQPYFERETPLVWDDDSTYVDTDVSLKATLTHEWNHGLGEIISALLNHGLAISGLVEHQSIPWDALPGQMSRDEQGEYHLKQAPWRLPLSYTLQAIKHGA; from the coding sequence ATGAGTGACTATATCTCGCTGAACAAGGCCAACTGGGACGAGCGCGCCCCGCTCCATGCGGCCTCCAGGGACTACGCGACCCAGGCCTTCGTCGAGGCCACCGATCATCTGTCGCAGGTGGTGCGCTTCGACCTGCCATTGCTGGGTAACATCCGCGGGCTGCGCGGGGTGCACCTGCAGTGCCACATCGGCACCGATACCCTGTCGCTGGCCCGTCTGGGCGCGCAGATGAGCGGGCTGGATTTTTCCCCCGCGGCCCTGGTCCAGGCGCGCTCCCTGGCCCTGCGCTGTAACACGCGGATCGACTATGTCGAAGCGGATGTCTACAACGCCTGCTCCGTATTGCCCGCGGCCTCCTTCGATCTGGTCTACACCGGCATCGGCGCTTTGTGCTGGCTGCCGAGCATCGACGCCTGGGCGCGCACTGTCAGTGGCTTGCTCAAGCCCGGTGGCCGGCTATTCATTCGCGAAGGGCATCCAGTGCTCTGGTCACTGAATGAAAGCCGTGCGGACCTGTTGTCCATCGAACAACCCTACTTCGAGCGCGAGACTCCGCTGGTGTGGGATGACGACAGCACCTACGTCGATACCGACGTTTCACTCAAGGCCACACTAACCCATGAGTGGAACCACGGCCTGGGGGAGATCATCAGCGCACTGCTGAACCACGGACTGGCCATTAGCGGATTGGTCGAGCATCAGAGTATCCCCTGGGACGCCCTGCCAGGGCAGATGAGCCGCGATGAACAAGGTGAATACCACCTCAAGCAGGCACCTTGGCGCCTGCCGCTGAGTTACACCTTGCAGGCCATCAAGCACGGCGCCTGA
- a CDS encoding ATP-binding protein, with product MSLRLRLSLTLGAAFALIWALAAAWMLSDLRNQMMFSLDQRLVASARMVAGLLEQLPSLPSKGEGTHFSAEQLNVPGGMACQVSSLRGEILARSHNHPEQALEAEKMGFHDQMIDGAPWRSFTLARGDVRITTADRQIEREALNMSILLAASVPVAVALLGCLCLLWLGIGQGLAPLNRLREALMRRNADSLEPLQLQAFPSELKPLLETQNQLFQRIGKAIERERRLTGDAAHELRSPLTAIKTHLQVARMTEGAARDQSLARAEEGADRLHRTLEQLLLLARVEGSLSFDDGVQCNAEQVARLAIQDASSGDRRRIQLHVPPGCSQAPLQMPAVLAIAALRNLLDNALRHTPDDGPVELSLETTANRVRFQVRDHGPGIADDDLQHLTQRFWRNGGSTGCGLGLAIVQAIVQRCECVLHFDSRPDGLRVELTMPLQA from the coding sequence ATGAGTCTGCGCCTGCGCCTGAGCCTGACCCTCGGCGCCGCATTTGCACTGATCTGGGCCCTGGCCGCGGCCTGGATGCTCAGCGACCTGCGCAACCAGATGATGTTTTCCCTCGACCAGCGTCTGGTGGCGTCGGCGCGCATGGTGGCCGGGTTGCTGGAGCAGTTGCCGAGCCTGCCGAGCAAGGGCGAGGGCACCCATTTCAGTGCCGAACAACTGAACGTGCCCGGGGGCATGGCCTGCCAGGTCAGCTCGTTGCGCGGCGAAATTCTGGCCCGCAGCCACAATCATCCCGAACAAGCGCTGGAAGCCGAGAAGATGGGCTTCCACGACCAGATGATCGACGGCGCTCCGTGGCGCAGCTTCACCCTGGCTCGGGGCGATGTGCGGATCACCACGGCGGATCGGCAGATCGAGCGCGAGGCCCTGAACATGTCGATTCTGCTGGCGGCCTCGGTGCCGGTGGCGGTGGCGCTGCTCGGCTGCCTGTGCCTGTTGTGGCTGGGGATCGGCCAGGGCCTGGCACCGCTCAACCGTCTGCGCGAAGCCTTGATGCGGCGCAATGCCGACTCGCTGGAACCCTTGCAATTGCAGGCATTTCCCAGTGAATTGAAGCCGTTGCTGGAAACCCAGAACCAACTGTTCCAGCGTATCGGCAAGGCCATCGAACGCGAACGGCGCCTGACCGGCGATGCCGCCCATGAGCTGCGCAGTCCACTGACGGCGATCAAGACCCATCTGCAAGTGGCGCGCATGACCGAGGGCGCGGCCCGCGACCAATCCCTGGCCCGTGCGGAGGAGGGTGCCGATCGTCTGCATCGGACCCTCGAGCAGTTGTTGCTGTTGGCACGGGTCGAGGGCAGCCTGTCGTTCGACGACGGCGTGCAGTGCAATGCCGAGCAGGTCGCCCGCCTGGCCATCCAGGACGCGTCCAGCGGTGATCGCCGGCGGATCCAGTTGCATGTGCCGCCGGGTTGTTCCCAGGCACCGCTGCAGATGCCCGCGGTATTGGCGATTGCCGCCTTGCGTAACCTGCTGGACAACGCGCTGCGGCATACACCCGATGACGGACCGGTGGAGCTGAGCCTGGAAACCACTGCTAATCGAGTGCGCTTCCAGGTCCGTGACCATGGTCCGGGAATTGCCGACGATGACCTGCAGCACCTGACCCAGCGCTTCTGGCGCAACGGCGGGAGCACCGGTTGTGGCCTGGGGTTGGCGATTGTCCAGGCAATTGTCCAGCGCTGCGAATGTGTCCTGCATTTCGACAGCCGTCCTGATGGCTTGCGCGTCGAGCTGACCATGCCGCTCCAGGCCTGA